The nucleotide window GGTCGTTGAGGTCGTCGAGGCTCCGATACATACCCGCTCTCCTGCCCATCCTGTACACGAGCCTTTGCTCGTTACTGAGGGCAAAATAACGGTCGATGAGATCGAGGATTTTTTGTTTATCTTCCGGTAGTTTCCCGTCGATCTCCTCGAGGAGATTAAGTATGTGATCGCTCTTTATAGAGCTCGTGATGCCGTCGAGATGTTCGACGAGGAGCCTTATTTCTTTGACTATCTCTTCGTCGGAAGGAAGCAGGAAGTCGCCGCTTTCCAGCTTCTTGTAGAGCAGCATTCCTTTTACTACCTTGAGTGTCCTGAACCTTATGTAATCGGGATCGATCTCGTTGAGTGCATCTGCTGTTTCGAGAGCATGTTCCCGCCACCACGTGCGGCCTCCGAGACCACACACAACGTATTCGGAGAGCTCTATCCCAGCTTCTTTAACCCTTTTGCCGGCGGTTACGTGCTGCTCCTTGGTCACCCCTTTGCGCATGTACTTGAGTAAAAAGTCTGAGCCGGTCTCCATGCCCAGGTGAAGGCGCGTCAGTCCCGCTTCTTTGAGACGCTTCAGATCCTCAGCGGACCACAGCTGGGCCAGGGTTTGGGAACGGGCATAGGAAGTAATCCTGTCAATAGTGGGGAAGGTTTTCTTGAGATAGAGAAGCGCCGCAATCAGGTCGTCAGGCTTCATTACCAGGGAGTTTGCATCCTGGATGAAGACGTTCTTCGCGCCGAAATACATCCAGACGACAACACTCCTGAAACACTCATTGAAGGTCTGCCGGGCAAAGAGGCTCTCGACGAAGCCTTCAGAAAGCTTCCCTCCGTGGCCCTCTTTCCATGAAAGCGCAATGATTTCGTCCTGGATTTTCTTGACGGTGTCTATGTCTCTCTCGATATCGGTGCGAGACCTTTTCTCGAACTTTTTGCCCTTGTAGAGGTGGCAGAATTCGCATTTATTCCAGGGACAGTTCCGTGTGAAGCGAACGAGAAGGCTGTAGGCCTCGCTTGGCGGCCTTATGGGCCCGATCTCGAACCTCAGACTGCTCATTCTTTCTCGGGGTGCACGGGAAAAGCAGGCGTAGACATTTTCGACATCTGTTTCTTACGTCTTTTTCCGAGGTTGGCTTTCTTCCTTTTGCGTTTCAGCTCTGTCATTTTCGTATTGGATGGCATAATTCCTCCTTTGAAGGTGAGACTTTAACGTATCATAAAACATCGTTTGCCTCAACATTGCCGGACACCACCCCGGTCACCAGAGCGGCTATCAGACCTCTGACGGCAAATGAAGCGGCGTGGGAATTCAGAATCTCTTAGTATACAGTCTGAGGTCTGATGTCAATTGCCCGAGGTCGGCTTTGGGGTTACTTTTCTCTTGCATATTGAAGGTTTATGCGCTAAACTACTCGACTGTAGTTCAAAACCATTCTGCACGTCTTTCAATTGGCAGCAAGGTGCACCTCAGTGTCTGCTCCCAAAGTGCGAAAGGCGGAAGAAAATAACCGGAGGTCTTGATGTCTAATCTCACCATTAAGCAGTTGCTCGAAGCCGGTGTCCATTTCGGGCACCAGACAAAACGCTGGAATCCGAAAATGAAGCCTTACATTTTCGGGGCCAGAAACGGCATTTACATTATTGACCTGCAGAGGACGTTGAAGATGTTCAAAGAGGCGTATAACTTCGTAAAAGAGGTTGCCTCCCGAAATGAGTATGTACTTTTTGTGGGGACGAAAAAGCAGGCCCAGGAGGGAATCGTCGAGGAGGCCAAAAGGTGCAGCGCATTCTACGTGAATGTGCGCTGGTTGGGCGGCACCCTGACAAACTACCAGACGATCGAAAAGAGCATCGACAGGCTTCGCAAGTACGAGGAACTGAAAGGGAGTGACATCTTCAAAGTGCTGCCAAAAAAGGAAGCTATTAGCGTAGACAAGGAGATAGAGAAGCTGGAAAAGAATCTCGGGGGCATAAAGGGTATGGATCGCCTGCCCGGCGCCCTCTATATTGTTGATCCGAAAAAAGAGTACATTGCGGTAAACGAGGCTAAGAAACTGGGCATACCAACAGTGGGTATCGTTGATACCAACTGTGATCCCGACGATATAGACTACATTATTCCCGGGAACGACGATGCCATCAGGGCGATCAAGCTGATCACCAGCAAGATCGCCGATGCGGTTCTCGAAGGTCGCGCTCTGTACGTTGAGGAGTTTGAAGCCAAGGAAGAAGAGAAGGAGGGCCCAAAGCCTTTCATTGACGAGAGCGTGCTCGAAGAGAAATACGACGAAGATGAGACTGATGGGGCTGATGAAGTATAGCGTGTGAGTCCCAATAGTCATTGGCCCCGAAGGGGTAGCGAGCACGGCTCGCGCGAGAGAGGAGGCTCCACGGACTTTGTTCGTGGAGGGGGCGACGTGAGTCCCAATAAATTGAAGGGAGTGTTTGATGGAAATATCTGCAGAATTAGTTAAGAAACTACGCGAAAAGACAGGTGTAGGGCTCATGGATTGCAAAGAAGCCCTCAGGTCCGCTAACGGCGACATGGAGAAAGCGGTTGACTATCTGCGCGAGAAGGGTCTGGCAAAGCTGGCGAAGCGCGCGGGACGGGCAGCCACCGAAGGTTCGATATCGGCTTACATCCACACAGGTGGTAAGGTAGGAGCCATGGTGGAAGTGAACTGCGAGAGTGACTTTGTTGCCAAGACCGGCGAGTTTCAGGCGTTTGTGAAGGATGTGGTGATGCAGATCACCGCTTCAAATCCGCTCTACGTGAGAAGAGAAGAGGTTCCGGCCGAGGTCCTTGAAAGAGAGAAGACCATTTACAGGAACCAGGCGCGGGAGTCGGGGAAACCAGAGAAGATCCTGGAAAAGATAGCTGAGGGAAAATTGGAAAAGTTCTACCAGGAAGTTTGCCTGATGGAGCAGCCCTTCATTAAGAACCCGGACATTACCGTGAAAGAATTACTCGAGGAGCTGGTGACAAAGCTCGGCGAACACATCCTGATCAGAAGGTTTGTCAGATTTCAACTTGGGGAAACCGTGGAAAGCTAAATGACCCCTTACAACAGGATCCTTCTGAAACTGAGTGGCGAAGCTCTCATGGGTGATGCAGGGTACGGCATTGATCCCAGAATGATGAAGCATATTGCCTTGCAGGTGAAGGACGTCAAGGACCTGGGCGTGACCGTCGCTATCGTGGTGGGAGGCGGTAACATTTACAGGGGTATCAGGGCGGAAGAGCAGGGCATGGACCGCGCGACCGGCGATTACATGGGAATGATAGCCACGGTCATGAATGCGGTTGCCCTGCAGGATTGTCTCGAGACTCTGGGCATGGACACGAGGGTGCAGACTGCCATCCAGATGGCGCAGGTCGCAGAACCGTACATCCGGCGGAGGGCTATACGCCACCTCGAAAAAGGGAGAGTGGTCATATTCGCCGGAGGGACAGGGAACCCTTATTTCACCACAGACACAACTGCCGCGCTCCGGGCGATGGAAATAGGCGCTGAGGTTATTTTAAAGGCCACCCGCGTCGATGGCGTCTTCGATAAAGATCCCGAGCGTTTTTCCGACGCGGTATTCTTTCCGGAGATTACCTATCTGGAGGTGCTCAACCGCAACTTAAGGGTCATGGATGCAACGGCCATATCGCTCTGCATGGAAAACAAGCTGCCGATTATCGTCTTCAATTTGAAGGAGCAGGGAAATATGAAACGGGTAGTGGAAGGAGAACGCGTCGGCACGGTGGTGAGGGGGTAACGATGCAAAACGTCTCTCTTGGAGAGTTCGAGGAGAAGCTGAAAAAATCGGTCAATGCTCTTAAGAAAGATTTGTCAAGACTGCGCACCGGTGTGGCGTCCCCCAGTCTTCTTGAGGACATAAGGATTATCTATTATGATCAGCCGACACCGCTTAACCAGGTGGCTTCAATTTCCTCACCTGACAGCCGCACCATCGCAATCCAGCCCTGGGATACCTCAGCTATCGGCGAGATAGAGAAAGCAATCCAAAAGTCTGATCTCGGAGTTAACCCTCTCAACGATGGTAAAATCATCCGGCTCATTTTTCCCAAGCTCACGGAGGAGAGAAGGAAGGAACTGGTGAAGCAGGGGAGCAAGATGGTGGAAGCTACGAGAGTATCCATCAGGAACATCAGAAGGGACATGAACGAGAAGCTGAAAAAAATGGAAAAAGATAAGGAGCTTGCCAAGGACGATAGTTTCAAGCTCCAGGAAGATGTACAAAAGATGACCGACCGGTACATAAGTCTCTCAGAGAGTATCTACTCAGAGAAAGAGAAAGAGATTCTTCAATTCTGACAGCCGGCACAATGGACTTCAATCAGGAGAGATTGCCCCTTCATGTTGCCATTATTATGGATGGTAACGGCAGGTGGGCAAGACAGAGAAATCTGCCCCGCATTCAGGGCCATATGGCCGGTATCGAATCGGTGCGGGAAGCGGTAACCGCAACGAGGGAGATCGGCATACCCTACCTGACCCTTTATGCCTTTTCAAAAGAGAATTGGTCGAGGCCTCAGGATGAGGTACGGGGCCTCCTGCAACTTCTGGAGCTCTATCTCCAGAAAGAGCTGCCCATGATGATGGAGCATCAGATCCGATTCTGCGCGATCGGTGATTTGCGTGATTTGCCGAAAAAGCTTCAGTCCATGCTGAACGATGTGATGAAACAGACGGCAAAACACAAGGCGCTGACGTTGAACATAGCCCTTTCTTACAGCGGAAGAGAGGAGATACTGCACGCCGTGAGATCACTGCTGGAAGAGATGAAAACAGGGCGCGTCAAGCGCGTCGATGAAAAAGTCTTTGCCCGGTACCTGTACACTGCCTCCATGCCTGATCCCGACCTCCTCATCCGCACCAGCGGCGAAATGAGACTCTCGAATTTCCTGCTCTGGCAAATGGCGTACACAGAGATCTACGTGACTGAAACCCTTTGGCCGGACTTCCGGAGAGAAGCCTACGAAGAGGCCTTGATGGAATTCACCAGAAGGGAACGCAGATTCGGAAGCCTGAAGGAAGATTGAATGCGGGAGCTCACCAAGCGGATTCTGTCGGGGCTATGCATAGGTCCCGTTGTTCTCCTCCTTTTCCTTTTTCTGCCGGCGCGCTGGTTCCTGGTTTTCCTTTTCATCGTGATGTGCCTGGCGACCTATGAATTGCTTTCTATCTCGGGCACAAGACAGAAGCTGCTCATCGGCGCTCTTGCGGTTCTTTCGATCATCCCCTTATACGGGTCTTCGCCACGCGCATTCATTGCGTGGCTCCTCTTCTCGCCCCTTGTTTTCCTTGTGTACCGCATGATTATGTCAGGCGAGGAATCAGAAGGCGTCAACGAGGAGATCGCCTCCCGCGTAGCAGTAATAGTTGTTTCACAGATTTTTATTGTCCTCCCTCTTTTTTATTTCTACCTGCTCAGGGAGGTGAACCTCTATCTTCCCATCATCCTCGTTCTCACCATATGGGCGAGCGACACGGGCGCCTACTTCATCGGTAAGACTTTCGGAAAGAAGCGGCTCGCACCCGCGATCAGCCCGAAGAAGACATACGCGGGGTTGTTCGGGGCACTCTTCGGCGGGGCAGTGCTGACGCTTGCTTGCGGCAGGATGCTCGACATGTCCATTTTTGAATCGGTCGCGGTCGGCGCGGTGATCGGTCTTCTTGGCCAACTCGGCGATATATTCGAGTCTATCGCAAAGAGAGTGTACAGCGTGAAAGACTCCTCCGGCCTTATCCCGGGCCACGGGGGCATGCTCGACCGGATAGACAGTTTTCTTTTTACGACACCCTTTCTCTACCACTACTTGGTAGGTCTCTCGAAATGAAAAAGCGGATCGTAGTACTGGGCTCAACAGGCTCCATAGGAAGAGCAACGCTTGAAGTCATAGAGAAGCATCAGGACCGTATGGAGGTCTACGGACTTGCCTGCAAAGAGAATGCTGAGCTGTTCGCCGCTCAACTCGCAAAGTGGAAGCCCAGGTACGCCTGTGTATTTGATCCTGAACGGGCGCGCGAGGTTTCCTTTGGCGACGCCGAAGAGCTCAGCGGTCTGGCCGGCATGAAAGAAATGGTGCGGACCGACGCCGACATCATTGTAAACGCCCTGCCGGGAAGCATTGGATTGGAGCCGACGCTGGAAGCACTTAAGAACGGAAAGACCTTGGCGCTGGCGAATAAAGAGAGTCTTGTTATGGCAGGCAGGCTGATCGCGAATCTGGCCAGTGAGGCGCCTGCCAGGCTGATCCCCGTGGACAGCGAACATTCCGCACTTCACCAGCTTCTGAACTGCAGCAATGGTGCGGAGGTTGAGACTCTTATCATTACCGCGTCGGGTGGTCCTTTCAGGAAAGCCACGAAGGAAGAACTGCGAAAGGTTCGGCCGGATGACGCAATGAAACATCCTACCTGGAAGATGGGCAAAAAGATCACCCTTGATTCAGCCACCCTCACCAATAAGGGTCTTGAAGTAATAGAGGCTCATTGGCTCTTTGGCCTGGAGCATCATCGGATAAAGGTGATGATACATCCGGAAAGCATCGTACACGGCATGGTGGAGATGCGAGACGGCTCGATATTTGCATATCTTGCACATCCGGACATGAGGATTCCTATTTCGTATGCGCTCAATGAAGAGTCGAGAACGGAACTCTCATTCGGCAAAGTGAAGCTGGCCACGCTTCGCAAGCTCACCTTTGCTGTGCCGGATGTGGAGCGCTTCCCTGCGCTGAAGCTTGCCTATGAAGCGCTTGACGCAGGTGACAGCGCTTGCATTGTTTTCAATGGGGCAAATGAGGTTGCCGCGACTGCTTTCATGGAGGGACGTATCGGGTTCACTGATATATCTCGCCTGATTGATGAGGCGTTGACCCATCATACGCGCATCCCCATAATAAAAGATGAGCACACCATATGGGAAGTGCACAGGTGGGCGCTGCACTACGTAATGGAGCGTCTGAGGAGGTCTAGTGATTAGCATAATCTATGCCGTAATTGCTCTGGCTGTGCTCATATTCGCGCATGAGCTGGGCCATTTTATAGTTGCGCGGCTGGCCAATGTGAAGGTGCTGGCGTTCTCACTCGGTTTTGGAAGAAAGCTCCTGAAGTTCACGAGAGGCGAAACGGAATATGCGATTTCCGCAGTGCCACTCGGCGGCTACGTCAAGCTTCTCGGCGAATCGCCGGATGAAGAGGTGCCTGAAGAGGAAATCCCCAGATCGTACACGCACAAGCCGCCCCTGGTAAAGATTCTTATCGGTTTTGCCGGTCCCTTCTTCAACATCGTACTTGCCTGCGTTATTTTCTTTGTTATTTTTCTGTCCGGCCAGTCGGTCCTTTCCACGAAAGTCGGCAGCGTGGAAAAGGGATTTCCAGCCGATATCGCGGGTATCAAGCCAGGAGACGTGATAACGAGCATCAACGGGAAGCCGATCGAGGAATGGTCTGAGCTGATGGATACCATGGCAAAGAGCAACCTTGCGCCGATGAAGTTCGGGGTGAGAAGGGACGGCCAATCCTTAGAGATAGTGATAACCCCGAGAGAGATGGAATCGACAAACATATTCGGCGAGAAAGTTACGCGCAAGATCATCGGCATCGTCGCTTCAAACACCTTCCTTGAGAGAAAAGAGACGCTGGGCGGGGCTGCGTCGAAGGCTGTGGTGCAGACGTATGTACTCTCGGAACTCACCGTGGTGGGCATAATCAAACTGATCAAGGGGAGCATTTCGCCGAAAAATATCGGCGGCCCCCTTCTTATTCTTGAAGCCGCCGGGAAACAGGCAAAAGAGGGCAAGAGAAGCTTCGCCTATTTCATTGCTATCATCAGCATTAACCTCGCAGTAGTGAACCTGTTGCCAATCCCGATACTGGACGGGGGTCACATCTTCTTCTATCTAATCGAAATGGTTGTGCGCCGCAGGATTTCTCAGCGTGCTATCGAGATTTCTCAAAAGGTAGGGATCACAGTCCTTATCATGATCATGGTCCTTGCTTTTTCAAACGATCTCTGCCGTCTTTTCCCTAACAATTATGTTTGCAAGTCCATTTACTCCAAGAGGCTCGATAGTGGCGGATAGGCCATTAAAGGGACAGACTGTAACCCTCGCAATCGATAACTCGCTTGGCTTCTTAAATCTTGGAGTGGCTGCCGATGGGAAACTGCTGGAAGAGAGACACGCCACGTTCGAGAAGCCGACATCCGAAATCCTGTCGGTGCACGTCAGGAACTTCCTCGCCGGTCACGACTATGTCATTACGGACGTCGGGCTTATCATAGTCACGCTGGGACCTGGATCGTTCACGGGGATCCGGGTGGCTCTGGCTTTTGCAAAGGGTCTTGCGTCGGGGCTCGGCGCGGGCCTCGTGGGCGTATCCACTCTGGATGTCCTCGCTTATCCCTTCAGGTACTTGAAAGAAGGATATGTCTGTCCCTTGATCGATGCAAAGAAAGGTGAAGTCTTCCTGGCACTCTATCGTGTGTCACAAGGCCGGTTCGAGAGGTGCACAGAGTATCAATCGCTTCGACCTGCAGTGATTGTCGATATGATAAGAACGCCGTGCGTCCTGTTCGGCTCAGGTTTAAGGCTCTGCGAGGAGAAGCTTGCACCTGTCAAGGGTCTCACTCTTATCAATGATGATTTCCAGAGAGTGAGAGCGGAGGCTCTGCTGCAGCTCGGTCTGGAAGTGTACGCTTCAGGTATCCGGAATGAGATCGCACCCATTTATGGCAGAAGGTCCGAGGCAGAGATAAAGTTCAACGTCACCGTGGGGTGACCCTCCACGGTAGGTTCGTTACGGCTCACGCTTCGCTGCCATTTCTATTTTCTATTATCGCTCTGGTATACTATTATTGGGGCTTACGTCGCCCCTTCCACGGGTATCCGGCTTGCCCGCGGGAATCTATTTTGTTTACCGCGCCGTGATCGTAAGGCTTGAGCACGTGACTCAGGAGGATTAGAGTGAAGACCATTGAAGAGATAAATGAGAAGATCAAGAAAGGCAAAGCGGTTGTTGTGACAGCAGAAGAAATGATAGGAATTGCCAAAGAGAAAGGAATGAAGGGCGCGGCGAAAGATGTGGACGTGGTTACAACAGGAACGTTCGGTCCCATGTGTTCCAGCGGCATGTTTCTGAACCTTGGCCATTCAAAGCCAAGAATAAAGATCGGAGGGGGCATCTGTCTTCTCAATGATGTGCCTTGCTACACGGGGCTTGCGGCGGTTGATGTGTATCTCGGCGCGACTGCGCTGCCCGAGGAGGACCCGAGAAACAAGGTCTATCCCGGCGAGTTCAGGTACGGAGGTGCGCACGTTATAGAAGAGTTTGTCGGTGGGAAGAATCTCAGGCTGATCGCAACCAGTTACGGCACTGACTGCTATCCGAGACGGAAAATAGAAACATATATCAACAAAGAAACAGTGAATGAGGCGTACCTCTACAATCCGCGGAACTGTTATCAGAACTACAACGTCGCGGTCAACGGCAACGACAAGGTGATCCATACATACATGGGTCTTTTGAAACCGAATTTCGGCAATGCGAACTACTGCAGCGCCGGACAGCTTTCTCCTCTCCTGAAAGATCCGATGTACCGCACGATCGGTATTGGTACCAGAATTTTTCTGGGGGGCGGTATAGGATACGTCTCCTCACATGGTACCCAACATAACCCGTCAGTGATGCGCACTCCCGAAGGTGTGGTCCGGGCGCCTGCGGGAACCCTTGCGGTCACAGGCGACGCGAAGCATATGAGCCCGTCCTTTCTGAAGGGCGCCAGTTTTACCGGGTATGGGGTCACGCTCTTCGTCGGTATAGGGATTCCCATTCCGGTTATCGATGAAGAAATGGCTTATTTTACTTCGAGGAGTGACTCTGATCTTGTGACACAGATAGTCGACTATGGAAAAGATTATCCTAACCGGGTTCCCGGGAGTCTCGGTGAGGTAAGTTATGCGCAATTGAAGTCAGGCAGCCTCAGACTCAACGGCAAAGAGATTACTGCTTCACCCATCTCCAGTTATTCGAAAGCGGTGGGAATTGCGATGACGTTGAAGGAGTGGATGCTCGCGGGTCGGTTCATGCTGACGTCCCCGGTCCAGCCTCTTCCTGGTGTGGATGTGGGCATCAAGATGAATACGCTGGAAGAATGGATACCAGAGGAGGTGTGAGCGGGTGAAGCAATGCCCTCTTATTTTGCCTTGACCGGTATCTTCTTGGTCTCCTTGATTGCTCGTGCGGTTTTTGGAAGCGTTATGTCGAGAACGCCTTTCTTAAAACTGGCCTGCACCTTATCGGTATCCACCTCGACGGTAAGAGGAATAGTTCGTGTGAAGGCGCCATAGGAGCGTTCCATCCGGTAGTAATCTTTTCCTTTATCCTCGGTTTCCTGTTTCTTTTCGCCTTTAATAGTCAGTGTGTCCCGGGTAAGCGACACCTCTACGTCCTTTTCATCCATGCCGGGCAACTCCATGGAAACCTTGATCTCCTTGTCAGTTTCGGAGACATCGACATGCGGCGTGAACACTGCGGACATCCTTTTCTCCACTGGTGCCCATGGCGATAACTGTAACCCTCCGAAGAAGTCATCGAACAGTTTATTCATCTCCCACTGGAACGCACCGAAGGGATACTCCCACTCACGCCTGACGTCCAGCTTTGTTCCCGGTGCAACTTTGGGTGTAACTTCTTTTTTTGCTGCCATGAAGACGCCTCCTCAGCTTTGTTCTGCCTTCGCTATGCACATAGTTCTATCCGTCGTGCGAAAGGCCAAAAATGCTTAACCTTTAAAGTATCATCATCGGTAGAATTAGTGTCAAGAGCCACGCCCGCCGTCTGGTGCCTCGATTCGTTGCTACGCCCTGGCCGCCAGATACTCTCTTAGATTTTTCCTGAAGGCCTCCGGTATAGGCACCATGGTGCGCTTATTGTAGTCAAAAGTCATCAGGCCTGTTTCGACGAGTGCGACCAGGGTATCACCTTTTGCGAAGCGGTGAAAGAGCCGGAAGCCGGATCGTCCCATTTCTCCTACATGGCTCTCTACACGTATCCTGTCAAAGAGAGATGCCTCCCCGGCGGTGGTAACTGCGAGGTCTCCCATGATGATGCCGGTCCTGTTATCACCGAAATCGTTCTCAGCCACGCCCAGGAGGTCAAAGAGGTGGACTCGCGCTTCGTGAGTAATCCTTGCCAGCGCATCGTGGCCCACGCGGCCCATGTGAGTGAGATGGCCTATCTGAACCTGAAATTCATAACGAAACTCGTAGACAGGCTGCTCCAGGAGTTGGACACATGGCATTGTGAGGTTGTACAACAGTTCCCTTCCGGAGGTCAAGCCTGCCTTGTTAACTTTTTCCACGGATGATCGATAACCAGACAAGGAGCAATTCCAGAAGGGATTGGTGTTTGATGGAGATAGGGCAGGTTTATGCACTGGCTAACCAACTCGCTTCCGTGGTGAGCGCGAGGTACGGCAGGGCCCAAGCCGTTGCGGCCCAGGCCGTTGCGACCGAAAGCGCAGGTATGGCGCTCGAGCCGAGGCTACCCAGCGAAGACGCTCTTCGGGCGATCGCCACTGGCGTCGCAGAGTATATCGCGACCAATAAACTCATGTCCGACGAGGGCTATCAGGCGTTCAAGGCAGAGTTTGTTTCGGATATTCCACGAGCCCTCTTGACGTTGAATGAGATGAAACTTGTGGAGAAGCTTTCTGAGCAATTGCTGGCTCAGACTCAGGTGGTGATGAACCAGCTCACCAATGAGACGGAACCGCAAGTTTCGCCTGCATTCAAACTGCAACCGGAAATAGCAGCTGCCCAACCAGATGGAAAGAACCTGGGGGAGGCTGACGAAGTGTCTGTTGCCCGCAATTCGGGTGATGTGATTGCGATTGAGATGCCTGCGCAGATTTCTGGACGCATCTCTCTGGCGTTTATTAAAGCTCCTCTGTTGATCGAAACAGGTCGACGCTCCACGGATGCCGGTCCTGACGAAATTCCCGCACCACCAATGGAAGAGGTTCCTGCCGGAACGGAAGAAGGAGCCGCAAGCTGGTCGATTCATAATAGCGTCCTGCTATCAGGTGACGAAAGAATCACACCGACCATCATCTCAACACCTCTTAATCTCGCAGTAAAGCTGCCTGGTGAGCCGATAGTCGTAACCGGGCCTGTTGTTAGGGCGAGCAGCGTTGCCGAAAGTTCTTCGGTGGCCCCCGTCGCGCAAACGTTCAGCGGCGCCCAGCAGCAGCAGGCGGACTCAGACGTTCCTTTTACACTTTCAAGTGAGGGCCCTGGACATCCCCTGTTGCGCGCGGACCTCAAGATGTTGCTTGGCGGTAAGACGGGTGAGCTTCGCATTCATTACGATGAAGCACTGATCGTGAGCAAAGTGGCTGTGCTTGTTGAACAAATGAACGGCCTGGCCCGCATTTACGAAGAACAGGGTAGGAGTGTATCAGCCGGCCGGAAAGAGCCCATTTCTGATGATAGTCCTCTGGTGCGACAGGTATTGGCCAGTGCACTCGGAATCGTGATGGACAGCAATAAGGTCTTCAGGAATCCGGCCTCCATCGGAATTTCGGCAACACATGACGGCCTGCTTGCGCTCGACCCAACGCTCTTGAAGACTGCTCTCGCATCACATAAAGAAGAAACTGTAACGATTCTCAAGTCCATAACAGGTTCACTCTACGACAATATCGGCCTCTATGTTGATCCCCGAATACTGGCGCGTTTCAGCGAGCTCCTCCAAAGCGGTGTTCCGGACAAAGCTGATCGGTCCAGAAAAGAAGAGGAGCGCCGCTGGCAAAAGGATAAGGACCTCCTTGATAAGAAGTACATGGAGCTGGAACTCCTGCTGGAAGAGTCGGGGAAACTGCGGGATTGGTTTATGAGCGTGG belongs to Syntrophorhabdales bacterium and includes:
- the tsaB gene encoding tRNA (adenosine(37)-N6)-threonylcarbamoyltransferase complex dimerization subunit type 1 TsaB, with product MADRPLKGQTVTLAIDNSLGFLNLGVAADGKLLEERHATFEKPTSEILSVHVRNFLAGHDYVITDVGLIIVTLGPGSFTGIRVALAFAKGLASGLGAGLVGVSTLDVLAYPFRYLKEGYVCPLIDAKKGEVFLALYRVSQGRFERCTEYQSLRPAVIVDMIRTPCVLFGSGLRLCEEKLAPVKGLTLINDDFQRVRAEALLQLGLEVYASGIRNEIAPIYGRRSEAEIKFNVTVG
- a CDS encoding homocysteine biosynthesis protein, which produces MKTIEEINEKIKKGKAVVVTAEEMIGIAKEKGMKGAAKDVDVVTTGTFGPMCSSGMFLNLGHSKPRIKIGGGICLLNDVPCYTGLAAVDVYLGATALPEEDPRNKVYPGEFRYGGAHVIEEFVGGKNLRLIATSYGTDCYPRRKIETYINKETVNEAYLYNPRNCYQNYNVAVNGNDKVIHTYMGLLKPNFGNANYCSAGQLSPLLKDPMYRTIGIGTRIFLGGGIGYVSSHGTQHNPSVMRTPEGVVRAPAGTLAVTGDAKHMSPSFLKGASFTGYGVTLFVGIGIPIPVIDEEMAYFTSRSDSDLVTQIVDYGKDYPNRVPGSLGEVSYAQLKSGSLRLNGKEITASPISSYSKAVGIAMTLKEWMLAGRFMLTSPVQPLPGVDVGIKMNTLEEWIPEEV
- a CDS encoding Hsp20/alpha crystallin family protein; translation: MAAKKEVTPKVAPGTKLDVRREWEYPFGAFQWEMNKLFDDFFGGLQLSPWAPVEKRMSAVFTPHVDVSETDKEIKVSMELPGMDEKDVEVSLTRDTLTIKGEKKQETEDKGKDYYRMERSYGAFTRTIPLTVEVDTDKVQASFKKGVLDITLPKTARAIKETKKIPVKAK
- a CDS encoding thioesterase family protein, with protein sequence MYNLTMPCVQLLEQPVYEFRYEFQVQIGHLTHMGRVGHDALARITHEARVHLFDLLGVAENDFGDNRTGIIMGDLAVTTAGEASLFDRIRVESHVGEMGRSGFRLFHRFAKGDTLVALVETGLMTFDYNKRTMVPIPEAFRKNLREYLAARA